The DNA sequence CTCGTCATCGGCCGCGGTCGCATCATCACCGCCGGCCCGGTGCAGGAGGTCGTCGACTCGGTCCAGGACACCACCGTGCTGGTCCGCTCCCCCCGCGCCGGCGAGCTGGCGGACCTCGTCACCGGCGCCGGCGGCCGGGTCAGCTCCGACGAGGCCGGGGTCCTGCAGGTCCACGGCCTCTCCGCCGAGCAGATCGGCGACGCGGCCGCCGCCGCGGGCATCGCCCTGCACGAGCTGAGCCCGCGCCGCACCAGCCTCGAGGAGGCCTACATGACCTTGACGCAGGACGCCGTGGAGTACCGGTCCGACTCCTTCCACCCCACCGCCCAGGAGGGCGAGAACCGATGAGCACCGTCACCACCGACGTCCCCGCGGCCCAGGGCCGCACCCACCGCTCCGCCGTCGGCGCCGACCTCCGCTTCACGGGGGTCCTGCGGGCGGAGTGGATCAAGATGTTCTCGCTGCGCTCGACGTGGTGGACCCTCGGCGCCACCGTCGCCGTCATGGTCCTCGTCGCGCTGCTCCAGGCGACGTCCGTGCAGCTCCTCATGGACCGGCCCGAGATGGCGGGCCTGGAGGAGTTCAGCATGCACGGCGCCGAGATCGTCAGCGCCGGGTACCAGTTCTCCATGGTGACGATCGGTGTCCTCGGCGCCCTGCTCGTCACCGGCGAGTACGCGACCGGCATGATCCGCTCGACCCTGGCCGCGGTGCCCACCCGGCTGCCGGTCCTCGCCGCCAAGGCGATCGCGCTGGCCGGGGTCACGGTCGTCGTCTCGGCGGTCTCGCTGGCCCTCGCCCACCTCGTCACGGCGCCGGTCCTCGCCCGCCACGACCTCGTCCCGGACCTGGCCGACGCGCAGACGTGGCAGGTCTTCGGCGGCATGGTGTACTTCCTGGTCATGGTGGCTCTTCTCGCCCTGGGGCTCGGCACGGTGCTGCGGCACTCCGCCGGCACCATCACCGGCGTGCTCGGGCTCCTGCTCCTCCTGCCGATCGCGCTGCAGCTCATCAACCTCGACTGGGTGCAGGACGTCATGACGTACCTGCCCCTCCCGGCCGCCACCGCGTTCCTCGCGGTGAACCCGGAGTACTCGATGGCCGGCGGCCTCACCGCCGGGCAGGGCGCCGCCGTCGTGGCGGCCTACAGCGTGGTGGCGCTCACCGCGGGCGCCGTGGCGCTGCGCCGCCGGGACGCCTGAGCATGACCGTCCACCCGGGCCGTGCGCCGTCGGCGCACCGCCCGGGTGCGCCCGCAGGGACGGACGCGCCGGCCACCACGTCCGACGGCACGGCCGAGGCGTGGCTGCGCCCGGGGCCGGTCTCGCGGCTGATGCGCGCCCACCCCTGGTGGGTGGACGGCCTGCTGGCCGCCGCCTACCTCGCCCTGGGCGTGGGCGACTGGCTCGTCCAGGCGGAGATCCTCGACGCCCCCCGACCGCGCGGCGAGCTGGTCCTCACCGCGGTCTTCACCGTCCTCGTCCTCCTGCGCCGGTACGCGGCCGTCCTGGGGGTGGCGGTGGTCGCCGTCGCCGTCCCGCTCCACCGGTACCTCGTGGCCGGCCTCGAGCGCAACGGCCTCGAGCCGGGCTTCGGGGACGGCACCCTCCGGCTCGGTCTCAACGTCACCGCGTACGACGCCGGCACGATGGCCCTGCTGCTCTACGCCGTCGCGGTCTACCGCACCGCGCGGACCGCCTGGGTGAGCATGTCGGGCGCGATCGTCGCGGTGACGGCGAGCGTCCTGACCTTCGCCGACTCCTGGGCGTGGGTCACCGAGATCGTCGCGTCCTCCGCGCTGCTCGTCGTCGCCACGGTGGTGGGTCTGCAGGTCCGGGCCCGCCGGCGACGCATGCTGGAGATGACCGACCGCGCGCGCCAGCTCGCGCTCGAGCGGGACCAGCGCGAGCAGCTGGCGGTCTCCGCCGAACGCACCCGCATCGCCCGCGAGATGCACGACGTCGTCGCGCACTCCCTCACCGTCATGGTCACCCTCGCCGAGGGTGCCGCGGCGAGCCTGGACCGCAGCCCCGACCAGGCGCGTCGCGCGCTGGCCGAGCTCGCCGAGACGGGCCGCACGGCGCTGACCGACACGCGCCGCATCGTGGGGGTCCTGCGGGCCGACCTGCCCGCATCGTCCGACGGCGCGGGGATCACCGGACCGGCCGGCACCGCCGTCGGCGAGCCACCCCTGGCCCCCCAGCCGGGGCAGCACGACGTCGCGGGGCTCGTCGACCGGTTCCGCAGCGCCGGCCTGCCGGTGCGCCTGGTGGAGCAGGGGCCCGCGCTGCCCGACGAGCCCGGGCTCCAGCTCGCCGTCTACCGGATCGTGCAGGAGGCCCTGACCAACGTGCTGCGCTACGCCCGCCTCTCGCCGCGGATCGACGTCTCCCTCGTGCGTTCGGCCGGGGCGGTGGTCGTCGAGGTGGACAATGACGCCGGCGGTGCGGGGACCCCCGCGGCCGGCAGCGGTCACGGCCTCATCGGCATCCGGGAGCGCGCCGCCGTCTACGGCGGGACCGTGGACGCCGGCCCGACGCCTCACGGGTGGCGGGTGCGGGCGACGCTGCGGTGGGACGAGGAGGACGGGTGACGGACCAGGGCCGACGGGTGGGCGAGCAGAACCCCGCCGCGCCGGGACGGGCGGACCGACCGGTCCGCGTGCTCCTGGCCGACGACCAGTCGCTCCTGCGCATGGGCTTCCGGATGGTGCTCGAGGCCGAGGACGGGATCTCGGTCGTGGGCGAGGCCGCCGACGGCGCCGCCGCGGTCTCCATGGCCGAGGCCCTGCACCCGGACGTCATCCTCATGGACGTGCGCATGCCCGGGATGGACGGCATCGCCGCGACCGAGCAGATCGCGGCCCGCCGGCCCGAGAGCCGCATCCTCATCCTCACCACGTTCGACCTCGACGAGTACGCCTTCGCGGGACTGCGGGCGGGTGCCAGCGGGTTCCTCCTCAAGGACACCCGGCCCGCCGACCTCGTCCAGGCGATCCGGACCCTCGCCGCCGGCGACGCCGTCGTGTCCCCGCGCGTCACGCGGCGCATGCTGGAGATGTTCGGCTCCCACCTGCCGGCCGGCGCGCCCGAGGGCCCACCGGGCCAGGATCCCCGGCTGGGCGGGCTCACCGCCCGCGAGCTCGAGGTCCTCACCCTGGTCGCGGAGGGGCTGTCCAACGCCGAGATCGCGGGGCGGCTCTTCGTCTCGGAGACGACGGTGAAGACCCACGTGGGCAACCTGCTGTCCAAGCTGGACCTGCGCGACCGGGTGCAGGCGGTGGTGCTCGCCTACGAGACCGGGCTCGTCCGGCCCGGCTGAGCCGTGCTCCGCCGGGTCCGGCCCGCGCGGCCGGTGGCGCGGGGCCCTGACGGCTACTGCGTGCCCGAGGGCTGCTTCCCGCCGGGCAGGGCGGCCGCCCGGTCCTCCGCGGGGCGGCCGTCGGTCGCTGCCGCGGCCTCGAACGCCGCGCGCGGGTCGTGCATCGCGCCGAGGGAGACGAGCTCACGACGGAAGAACAGCGCCTCGGTCCAGTCGGCCAGGATGCGGACCTTGCGCTCGAACGAGGGCATCGCCAGCACGTGGTAGCTGCGGTGCATGAACCACGCGAGCGGCCCGCGGAACTTGTAGCCCTTGAGCTGGGCGACCCCCTTGTACAGCCCGAGCGAGGCCACGGTGCCGATGTTCTCGTGGCGGTACTCCGCGGGCGCCTCGCCGCGCAGGGCGAGGGCGAGGTTCTTGCCGAGCTGCTTGCCCTGGCGGACGGCGTGCTGGGCGGTGGGGGCGGTCGTGACCCCGGGGTCCTGGGTCAGGTCCGGGACGGCGGCGCAGTCACCGGCCGCCCACGCGTCGGGCACGACGTTGCCCTCGGCGTCGGCGACCTGGAGGGTGGCGAGGGTGCGGACCCGGCCGCGCTCGTCCAGGGGGAGGTCGGTGCGGGCCAGGACCGGGTTCGCCTTGACCCCGGCGGTCCACACGATGGTGTCCGCCTCGAACGACTCGCCCGTGGAGAGCTCGACCTTCCCGTCGACGCACGACTGCAGGAAGGTGTTGAGGTGGATCTCGACGCCGCGGTCGCGCAGCTGCTCGAGGGCGTAGCCGCCGAGCTCCTCGCCGAGCTCGGGCAGGATCCGCCCCGCCCCCTCGACGATGACGAAGCGCAGGTCCTCCGGCTCGAGGGAGGAGTACTCCTTCGTGGCCGCGCGGGCCATGTCCTCGACCTCGCCGATGGCCTCGATGCCGGCGAAGCCGCCACCGACGAAGACGAACGTGAGCATCCGGCGCCGCTTCTCGGGGTCCCACGTGGAGTCGGCCAGGGCCATGGTGTTGAGGACCTGGTTGCGCAGCGCCGTGGCCTCCTCGATGTGCTTGAAGCCGATGGCGTTCTCCGCGAGCCCGGGGATCGGCAGCGTCCGCGCGACCGAGCCGAGCCCGACGACGAGGTGGTCGTAGGTGACCTCGTACGGCTCGTCCCCGTTGACGGGTGCGATGACGGCCTTGCGTTCCGCGTGGCGGATCGAGGTGATGTTCCCCGTCAGGACGGTGGTGCCGCTCAGCTCGCGCCGCAGCGACGTCACGACGTGGCGCGGCTCGATGGAGCCCGCCGCCGCCTCGGGGAGGAAGGGCTGGTAGGTCATGTAGGGACGCGGGTCGACGACGGCGATCTCGGCGTCCGCGCGGCCGAGCTTCTTGCGCAGGGTGAAGGCGGTGTAGAGGCCGATGTACCCCCCACCGGCGATGAGGATGCGCGGGGTCCGGCCCTGGACCGGGCGCAGGTCCTCGGCGCGCCGGCCGGCGGTCCGGGCGGCGACGGCGCCGGCACCCGCGACGGCGGCGGCGGTGACGGCGAGGGAACGCGCGAGGGTGGCCATGCGTTCATGGTAGGAGCGCCGGACCGGACACTCCACGCGAGGGGGACTATTCGCCCCCGTGATACCGGACACGGGGCCTACCAGACGGTGCGCGGCGCCTCCGGGACCGACGTCCCGGACCGTGGTGCCCCCAACGGGATTCGAACCCGTACTGCGCCGGGTTTAAGCCGGCTGCCTCTGCCAGTTGGGCTATGGGGGCGCAGGGGGACCCACGGGCCCCGGCGCCCCATCCTGCCGCACGAGCGTGGGCGCCTGCCGCACCACCGTGCGCGCGAGCGCGCCCCCGGCGGGACACGGGACGCCGGCACGGGATCCCACCGGCGGCAACCTCCGGCAACGGTGCGGGCCGTCGCCGCGGCGCAACTATTCTGGGCCGCGAGCGTCCGGCGCCGGCACGACGGCGGACCCCCTCTCCGTCGTCGTAGGGAGCACCGTGAGCGCACAGCCGAGGACCGTCCGCGGGACGCACCACCACGGCGCACGTGTCGGCCCGCTCGGCCGGTACCGGCACCGGCTCCAGGACGAACGCTTCGCCGGTCTGGTCCTCATCCTCGGCGCGGCCGTCGCGCTGGTGTGGGCGAACTCCCCCTGGCGCGGCTCCTACGAGGCGCTGTCGTCCTACGTCGTGGGCCCGGAGGCGCTGCGCCTGGACCTGGCGCTGCACTCGTGGGCCTCCGACGGCCTGCTCGCCCTCTTCTTCTTCGTCGTCGGCCTGGAGCTGAAGACCGAGTTCGTCACCGGGTCCCTCCGGGACGTGCGACGGGCGCTCGTGCCGATCCTCGCCGCGGTCTTCGGCATGGCCGGTCCGGCCCTGGTCAACACCGTCGTCCAGGTGGTCTCGGGCTCCGGCGTCTACAACGGCTGGGCGATCCCGGTCGCCACCGACATCGCGTTCGCCGTCGCCGTGCTGGGGATCTTCGGTCGCGGCTTCCCGCCCGCGGTCCGGACCTTCCTGCTGACCCTGGCCGTGGTCGACGACCTCCTCGGCATCACGGTGATCGCGATCTTCTACACCGAGCGGATCGACGCCCTCGCCCTGGCCGGGTCGCTGGCCCTCATCGTCCTCTTCGGCCTGCTCGTCCGGCGCCGGCTCACCCACTGGTGGCTGCTCGTGCCGGTCGCACTCGGCGCCTGGGGACTCATGCACGCATCCGGCGTGCACGCCACGATCGCCGGCGTGCTGCTCGGGATGACCGTGCCCGCGCTGACCGCGCGCGGTGAGCACGAGGCGCTCACGCACCGCTTCGTCAGCCTCATCCAGCCATGGTCCGCCGGGCTGGTCCTGCCGGTGTTCGCCTTCTTCGCCTCGGGCGTCAACGTCGTCGACACCGGCGGCATCGGCGAGATGCTCACCGACCCGGTCGCGGTCGGCGTCTACCTCGGCCTGCCGCTCGGAAAGCTGGTGGGCATCTGGGGCGGGGTGGCCCTGCTGGTCACGTTCACCCGACTGAGGCTGGGCAACGGGGTGGACCTGGCCGACATCATGCCCGTCTCGCTCGTCGCCGGCATCGGGTTCACCGTCTCGCTCCTCATCGCGTCGCTGTCCTTCGACGAGGCGGACCCGCAGTCCGCCCACGCGCGCATCGCCGTCATCCTGGGCTCGCTGGTCGCGGCGGTCCTCGGTGCGGTCGCGCTGCGGGTGCGCGCGTCGGCGCGGATCCGCGGCCGGGCCGCGCACACCCACCACGAGGACTGAGAGGGCTCACCGAGCCGGCCGGGCCCTGACGGGGTCGGCCTCGGCGCACGGGGGCGAGGTCAGGCCTCCGCGAGCGACAGGGCGATGCCGTCGAGGATGTCGTGCTCGCTCGTGACGACCGTGGACAGCTCGCCGCCGGCGGCGGCCACCTCGCGGCGCACCCGCTCGACGACCTCGGACCACACGAGCGCACCAGCGCCGATCACGTCGACCCGGCCCGGGTGCATGAAGCCCATCGCGGCCCGCTCGGCGCGGGTCGAGCGGAGCAGCGCCCGGCAGGAGGCGAGGACCTCCGGCACACCCAGGACGGCGCCGTCGATCGCGGTCGGGTCGTAGACCGGGAGGTCGAGCGCGTGCGCCGTGACGGTGGTGACCGAGCCCGCCAGCCCGACCAGGGTCCGGGCCCTCCCGAGCGGCACCGCGGCGGCCGCCTCGTCCAGAAGCCGACGCACGTCCGCGCGCGCCGCCGCCTCCTCCTCGGCGGTGGGCGGGTCACCGAGGAGGTGCCGCTCGGTGAGCCGGACGCAGCCCATGTCCATCGAGGACGACGCCACCGGGGTGCGCTGGCCCAGGACCAGCTCGGTGGAGCCGCCACCGATGTCGACCACGAGGTGCGGGCCGCCGTGGACGTCGGTGTCCAGGACGCTCGCCGCTCCCCGGAAGCTCAGCTCCGCCTCCTCGGCGCCGCTGACGACCTCCGGCTCCACCCCGAGCGCCGAGCGCACGCCGTCGACGAAGTCCTGGACGTTCTCCGCGTCCCGCGTGGCCGAGGTCGCCACGAACCGGATCCGTTCGACGCCGTGCGCCTCGCACAGGTCGGCGTAGGCACGGGCGGCCGTGAGCGTGCGCTCGAGCGCGACCGGGTCCAGGCGGCCGGTGCGGTCCACGCCCTGCCCCAGGCGCACCACCTCCATCCGGCGCTCGACGTCACGCAGGCGCAGGACGGGCTCCCCGCCCGTGCCGGTGCACGCCGTGGCGCCCGTCCCGGCGCCGTCGGTGTCGGCGATGAGGAGCCGGATGGAGTTCGTCCCGCAGTCGATGGCAGCCACTCGAGTCACGGGGACAACCCTGCCACGTGGGACCGACACCGCCTCCGGAGGGACCTCACGCGCCTACGCTGGCGGGCATGGACCCACGCGACGACGGCGAGGCGCGCGCCCTGGCGGCGCTGCAGGCCGCCGGCATCGGCTTCACCATCACCAGGCACGGCCGGGTCTCGAGCCTGGCGGAGGCGGCCGCCGCGCGCGGGGTCGCGCCGTCGGCCGTCATCAAGACCCTCGTGGTCCGCCGCGGGGAGGGCGACCACGTCCTCGTCCTCGTGCCGGGCGGCCGGACGATCTCCTGGCCCAAGCTCCGGGCCCTGCTGGGCGTGAGCCGGCTGTCGATGCCCGACGCCACGGTCGCGCGGGACGCCACCGGCTACGAGCGGGGCACCATCACCCCGTTCGGCTCGCTCACCGCCTGGCCGGTCGTCGCCGACGCGTCGATCAGCGGGACGGTCTCCATCGGCGCGGGCGCGCACGGCGTCGCGGCGACCGTGTCGGCCGCCGAGCTCGTCGCCGCGCTCGACGCACAGGTCGCCGACGTCACCGAGCCGGAGTAGCCGCGAGGCCGGGCTGCGCCGTGAACGATCCGGCCGAGCACGCTGCGGTCAGCAGGTGCAGCGGTCGGGGCTCCAGACCCCGGAGAGGAGCTCCAGCGTCCGGTCCCCCATCGGGTTGACGCCCGGGCCGACGGCGAGGGTGTGGCCGAGCAGCGCGTGCAGGCACTTGACGCGCGTCGGCATCCCCCCGGCGGAGACCCCGGCGATCTCGGGCACGTCACCGAGCTCGGACCGCCGGGCGAGGTAGTCCTCGTGGGCGGCGAGGTACGCCGCGCGCAGGTCGGCGTCCTGGGCCAGGGCCTCGTTCATGCCCACCATCGCCCCCTCGGCCTCGAGGGTGCTCGCGGCCTTCACCGCGCCCGGGGAGGTGAGGTAGTACGTCGTCGGGAACGGGGTGCCGTCGTCCAGCCGGGGCGCCGTGCGCACGACGGTCGGCCGGCCGCACACGCACCGGGCGGCCACGGCGACGACGCCGCGCGGGACCCGGCCGAGCTGCTCGGCGAGGACCTCGAGGTCCCGGTCGGTGACGGTGGTGTCCACTGAGCCCCTCTCCGCCCGCGCCCCCGGCGGGCGCGGTCTGCTCGAGGCACGATATCCGGGATCGCCCGACCGCCGGCCGCACAGCGTCCGGCGGTCCGGCGTGGTCGTCGTCACGGCGGTGCGCCACCGCAGGGTCGTCCGGGTCAGGCGATCAGGGGGTCGCGGGGTCGGCGGGAACGGTCAGCCCCGAGGGGTCCTCCTCGCCCGGACCCGCGTACCCCGCCACCTGGACCGAGTCCCACATGCGCAGGTACCACGGGGTCGCCGACGCGACCGCGGCGGCCCGTTCGGCGGCCTCCGCCTCGGCCGGGTCCTCCCCGCCCGTGACCGTCTCCGGGTCGACGACGACGTACGGCGTCTCCCCGGGCATGACGTAGCCCAGCCGGTCCCGCGCCTGCGCCTGCACGTAGGCCGGGTCCTGCCAGCGCTCGAGCTGGGTCTCGAGCTCGTCGTTGCGCACCTGCGCGTCGGCGACCCGGGCGTTGAGGGCCCGCAGCTCCTCCTGCTGGGCCACGGCGTAGCGCAGCGTCGGGGCGAGCACGGCGAAGGCGACGAGCGCGACGAGGGAGAGGATGAGGGCGCGCAGGCTGACGGTCGGGCGGGGCTCCCCCCGCCGTCCCGGACGGCCCCAGGCCAGGGCGCGACCGGCCCGGGGCCCGCGGGGGTGAGCCGGCTCGTCCCGCGCCGCACCGGGTGCCGCCTCCGCCCTCGCGGCCGCGGTCCGGACCGTCGTCCGCCCCCGACCACGTGTCTGTCCCGGGGTGCCCGCGCGCGGCGCGGTGGGACGACGGCTGCTCATGACCTCATGTTCTCCCATGGCACGAGCGAACGCCGGGAGCCGTCGACGTGAGTCGCGGCCCCCGGCGTCCGGGGCGGTTCACCGTGGACGGGCGCTCGCCCGTCAGCGGTCGGCGGTGCGGGTCAGGCGCGGCGCGCGGCGCGCGGGAACGCGCTGCGGCCGGCGTAGACCGCCGCGTCGTCGAGCTCCTCCTCGATGCGCAGGAGCTGGTTGTACTTGTTGATGCGCTCGCCGCGCGCGGGTGCACCGGTCTTGATCTGGCCGGCGTTCACGGCCACCGACAGGTCGGCGATCGTGGTGTCCTCGGTCTCGCCGGAGCGGTGGGAGACCATCGCGGTGAAACCGTTGCGCTGCGCCAGGGTCACGGCGTCGAGCGTCTCCGTGAGCGAACCGATCTGGTTGAGCTTGACCAGGAGGGAGTTCGCGGCGCGCATCTCGATGCCACGGGCGAGGCGCTCGGGGTTGGTGACGAAGAGGTCGTCGCCGACCACCTGGACACGGTCGCCGACGCCCGCGACCAGCTGCGCCCAGCTGTCCCACTCGTCCTCGCTCAGCGGGTCCTCGATGGAGACCAGCGGGTAGTCGGCCACGAGCCGCTCGTAGTAGGCGACCATGTCGGCCGGCGAGGTGGCCTTGCCCTCGAACTGGTAGGCGCCGTCGGAGAAGAACTCGGTGGCGGCGACGTCGAGCGCGAGCGCGATGTCCTCGCCCGGGGTGTAGCCCGCCTTCTCGATGGCCTCGAGGATGAGGTCCAGCGCGGCGCGGTTGGAGTCGAGGTTCGGGGCGAACCCGCCCTCGTCGCCCAGGCCCGTGGCCAGGCCACGGGACTTCAGGACGGACTTGAGGGAGTGGTAGGTCTCGGCGCCCCAGCGCAGGGCCTCCTTGAACGTCGGCGCGCCGACCGGGGCGACCATGAATTCCTGGATGTCGACGTTGGAGTCGGCGTGGGAGCCGCCGTTGAGGATGTTCATCATCGGCACGGGCAGCAGGTAGGCGTTGGGGCCGCCGACGTAGCGGAACAGCGGCAGGCCCGCGGACTCCGCGGCAGCCTTGGCCACGGCCAGGGAGACGCCGAGGATCGCGTTCGCGCCCAGCTTGCCCTTGTTGGCGGTGCCGTCGAGGTCGATGAGAGTCTGGTCGATGATGCGCTGCTCGGTGGCGTCGATCCCGAGGACCTCGGGGGCGATGGTGTCGATGACGGCGTCGACGGCGTTCTGGACGCCCTTGCCGAGGTAACGACCCTTGTCACCGTCTCGACGTTCCACGGCCTCGAACGCGCCGGTGGAGGCGCCGGAGGGGACGGCTGCGCGGGCGACGGTCCCGTCCTCGAGCGCGACCTCGACCTCCACGGTGGGGTTGCCGCGCGAGTCAAGGATCTCGCGGGCGCCGACGGCCTCGATGCTGGCCACAGGGGACTCCTTCAGTCGGTGGACGTGCTGAACGTGCCCACCGTAGTACGGGGCAAACCCGACAGCGAGGGACCATGCTCCCGCCCGGGCCGGCCACCGGCTGTGAGCCTGGACACCTACTGCTGCTCGGTCGTCCCGGCGAGCCAGTCGTGCGAGGTCGGCTCGATGACGCCCTCGGCGTTCACCTCTCCGTAGCGGGGGTTGACCACGATGTCGGCGTCACCCATGGCGGCGGTGAACTCGTCGAAGACGGCCTGCGCGTCCGGCGAGGCCGCGACCTCGGAGTAGACGAAGAGGTACCGGCCCAGGTCGATGAAGGCGTCGGAGTAGCCGTCGGCGGGCACCTCCGCACCCAGCGAGGCGGCCTGCTCGGCGTACAGGGCCTCGATCTCGCCGTCGGACATCGCGTAGCCGTACTCGGCCGCGATCGGCGGCAGGACCTCCGCGGCCAGGAGGGTGTTGAGGACGACGACCGGCTCCGTCTCCTGGCCGGTCAGGGCCACGTACTCGCTCGTGGCGTCCTCGAGCTCGTTCTGGGTGATCCGCTCGCCGTCGATGCTGCCGGCGGTGCCCGGCTGGGCCGCGCAGCCCGCCAGGAGCAGACCGGCCGTGGCCAGGACGAGGGTGTGACGGGCGCGCCGCTGGGTTGTCACCGATGAACCTCCGGAAGTCTCCCGGCGTACGTGCGCCGCCGGGTCGTGGCTGAGCTCACCGACCATCGTAGGGGGAACGGGGCCCGCTCCGGCCCGCCCGCTCAGGACCGTTGCTGCTCGACGAACTCCGCCAGGCTGCCCACCGTCTCGAAGACGTCACCGGTGAAGCCCTCGTCGTCGATCTCGAACCCGAAGCGGTCCTCCAGAGCCGTGGCGAGGGACAGCACGGCCAGGGAGTCCAGCTCCGGCATGGCCCCGAAGAGGGGCGTCGAGGCGTCCAGCTCGCGGCCCTCGATGCCGAGGGTCTCGACGACGACGGCGATGACGCCGTCCAGGGTGGTGCTGCTGACGTCCATGGGTGCCTCCGAGTAGCTGTCAGACGAGGACCTCGGCCGGTTCGGGGTGGCCGAGGAAGGCGGTGGGGCTGGCGGTCAGGCCGTACGCGCCGGCCTGGAAGATCACGAGAAGGTCGCCGATGTCCGCGTGGGGCAGGGCGACGGAGTCGCCGAGAAGGTCCAGCGGGGTGCACAGGCACCCGACGACGGTGACGGTCTCCTCCGCCGCCCCGTCCACCCGGGTGGCGACGGCGAGGGGGTAGTTGCGGCGGATCACCTGGCCGAAGTTGCCCGAGGCGGCGAGCTGGTGGTGCAGCCCGCCGTCGACCACGAGGTACGTCCGCCCGCGGGAGACCTTCCGGTCCACCACCCGGGTGACGTAGACGCCCGCCTCCCCGACGAGGTAGCGGCCCAGCTCGACGACGACCCGCGCCTGCGGGAGCTGCGTGGAGATCCGCGACTCCACGAGCTGGGCGAGCCCTGCCCCCACGGCGGGGAGGTCCAGCGCGACGTCCTTCTCGAAGTAGGGGATGCCGAAGCCCCCGCCAAGGTTGAGGTAGCGCACCGGCCACGGCGCCCGCTCCGCGAGAGCCAGGACCAGGTCGACGGTCCGGCGCTGCGCCTCGGTGATGATCCCGGCGTTGAGGTTCTGGGAGCCGGCGAAGACGTGGTAGCCGATCACGTCGACGTCCGCGGCGGCGAGGTCGGCCAGCAGCGCGGGGACCTGCTCGGCGTCGACGCCGAACTGCTGCGGCCCCCCTCCCATGCGCATCCCCGACCCCTTGACCTGGAAGTCGGGGTTGACGCGCACGGCCACCCGGGGGCGAAGC is a window from the Georgenia muralis genome containing:
- the eno gene encoding phosphopyruvate hydratase, whose product is MASIEAVGAREILDSRGNPTVEVEVALEDGTVARAAVPSGASTGAFEAVERRDGDKGRYLGKGVQNAVDAVIDTIAPEVLGIDATEQRIIDQTLIDLDGTANKGKLGANAILGVSLAVAKAAAESAGLPLFRYVGGPNAYLLPVPMMNILNGGSHADSNVDIQEFMVAPVGAPTFKEALRWGAETYHSLKSVLKSRGLATGLGDEGGFAPNLDSNRAALDLILEAIEKAGYTPGEDIALALDVAATEFFSDGAYQFEGKATSPADMVAYYERLVADYPLVSIEDPLSEDEWDSWAQLVAGVGDRVQVVGDDLFVTNPERLARGIEMRAANSLLVKLNQIGSLTETLDAVTLAQRNGFTAMVSHRSGETEDTTIADLSVAVNAGQIKTGAPARGERINKYNQLLRIEEELDDAAVYAGRSAFPRAARRA
- a CDS encoding acyl carrier protein codes for the protein MDVSSTTLDGVIAVVVETLGIEGRELDASTPLFGAMPELDSLAVLSLATALEDRFGFEIDDEGFTGDVFETVGSLAEFVEQQRS
- a CDS encoding pyridoxal-dependent decarboxylase, exosortase A system-associated, whose amino-acid sequence is MSGTGPVSGNRGGRSTVDAFGALDGRLTIGGVPVDRLTERVGATPYFAYDRSLITARVDLLRRTLPDRVELSYAVKANPMPAVVQHLAALVDSLDVASALEMRTALDTPVPADRVSFAGPGKTEAEITQAVAAGVTIEMESQTEAARVVRAGDRLALRPRVAVRVNPDFQVKGSGMRMGGGPQQFGVDAEQVPALLADLAAADVDVIGYHVFAGSQNLNAGIITEAQRRTVDLVLALAERAPWPVRYLNLGGGFGIPYFEKDVALDLPAVGAGLAQLVESRISTQLPQARVVVELGRYLVGEAGVYVTRVVDRKVSRGRTYLVVDGGLHHQLAASGNFGQVIRRNYPLAVATRVDGAAEETVTVVGCLCTPLDLLGDSVALPHADIGDLLVIFQAGAYGLTASPTAFLGHPEPAEVLV